The Medicago truncatula cultivar Jemalong A17 chromosome 7, MtrunA17r5.0-ANR, whole genome shotgun sequence genome includes the window taaaaaattatgtaaaactGCGTGTTGTTTTTAAAGCAGCAAAACCTGATCCCACATAATGGATGTTATTATACATGTACATGAATAAAGAAGCTATGTTTAATTTGCTTGATTGGATTAGCCTATTTAGCTTTTcaaaaactttattaaaaatgatCAAAAGAGTTTTGAGCTTAAAAGCTATCTCTTTTAAGCCAAAATAAAGTAATccatcatttttaaaataccaaaatgatAGTTTGGATGGATTCATTTAAAAGAcacaaaatatagataatatattaaacaatttttattcttcaattatccttcaaaaaaaaaaaaaaattttattcttcaattcatttgtgtttttttttcttcttcaaatagAGTTCTCTATTTCTTTCGaaaaatgaagatgattatGATCCACTAAATAAATGTCATTAATGACATATTAAGATTGTCAGAAGAGTCTAAATTCATGGGACACAGAGACGCTCACAAACAAAGTAATTCTACACTTACACAAACATGAATAGTAGACACATACACAAACATCAAcaataacttatgaaaataaaagtaattaaatgtaatcacatgtgacAGATACTAAATACATCTTCCATGTGTAAGTGCTACATAGATctaacataatattaattgcatATATAGAAAGATGACATGAGTGCAATGATCTACTCTACATTGACATCTTGTTACTTTCCATAGGGCCATTTCACCATTTTCCCTCCCTATATATACTAACTAGTCCCACTCATTTTCCATCCATCtccaaatcaaattaaattccATACTCCAACAATTTTTGCTTCAAATCCTCACAATCTTATATTCATTATTCCACCATGCAAACCAAAGAGATTAATACAGGACTCAATTATTTACTCCCATATTCAGATCCATCTCCCTATCCACCATGTAACTATAACATGATCCAAAACACCATCCAAACACCTCAACATCCAAAACTCTCCAACCAATTCTatggtttcaaccaaaaccctATTCAAATTCTCCAAGACTTCAGTCCTCCATCCTCATGCATAAGCAGCAACTCAACTTCCGACGAAGCGGACGAACAAAACCTAGGTCTAATCAACGAAAGAAAACATCGAAGAATGGTATCGAACCGAGAGTCAGCACGCCGGTCGCGAATGAGGAAACAAAAACAGCTTGATGAGCTTTGGTCACAAGTTGTTTGGCTAAGGAATGAAAATCATCAATTACTAGATAAGCTCAACAATTTCTGTGAGACTCATGATAAAGTTGTCCAAGAGAATGTTCAATTGAAAGAACAAGCTTCGGAACTTCGACAAATGGTGTGTGATATGCAGTTACATAGTTCTTGTCTTCCTTTGAGTCCTCTTGAAGATGTTCCTAGCATCACTTCACCAAATGTTAAATCTGATTCTTCAAACTAATAAATCACAAGTTCTGTTGATTTGTTAGGGTAAATTTGAAGATAAGAGTCACAAGAGCAAGTTTTAATAACTCttcaatttttcatcttttagtTCTTCTGTTTTTTTGAGTTCTATGAGGTGAAACCATGAAAGGCAATaacatgttttgtttaatttgagtatctttattttaagtttatgcTCATTAACTTTACTACTTCCtctttgtacccaaaaaaaaaaaactatgcaatTTCCTATTTGTCTATAAATGGTGTAGTTTTTAAAGTTCTAATGATTTCTTCTAAACAATAACATTTAAAATGGCTAAGGATAGAAATccaaataaataattcataaacCTTCTGGTTAATTAATTGTTGGTCACACTCTGAATATTTTAAAACACTATCATGATTTCCATCCAGAGAACAATTAAAAAAGACTTGATTCGCGACTCTATTGAATCCCAATAACTAAAGAAATCAGAATAGATAAGGAGAAAAAGTAGATTATGTAtacctttttttaattacacttttggtcctatcattttgaccaactcacgaaaatggtcatatcttttttaaatcgaacaaaatcgttcctaaactatatgttttttgcagttttagtcctatctccctatttccaactccagaaacgcacagaaatgacagttttagtccaaccacctatgctcaaccatgaaataaacaaagaataaaatgtgtgggtacaaggaatctactttattcagcacacaaacctaatttccgagacatgttacatacctgaaacatgtcttagaaatttggatttttcttggtttgtgtgctgaacaaagtagattccttgtacccacatgatttattccttgtttatttcatggttaaGCATAGGTgattggactaaaactgtcatttatgtgcgtttatggagttggaaatagggagataagactaaaattgcaaaaaaaacatatagtttatggacggttttgttcgatttaaaagaggcAGATCAATTTCGTGAGTTAGTCaaaatgcaaggaccaaaagtgtaattaagccttataaaaaagatttttttttattggaaccATCGTAATTAAGATCTTTGACATCTAAATAGTTCTATAGAGTATGCATAACTTCGGACCTATAGACCTACTATGAAATTAATCTCCACCACGGTGTTTAGGTTACAATAAAACTCTTCGAACTTTCACAAATATTTGTTCTATAGGGTCCTTTGGACCGGCTagatttatataattatataaagatgttttgatgtacctatttttttctccaattttactcttcatttaaaatagtttatttataattttatttttttcatcaaatcaaataattgttttatttttattttattttttagtgtcattaatttttttttaataattacataaaattttgtaactttgattatttttatcgAGAAAAAATGGACAAACGAGTGTTTTAGTTCACTATAATATATACAGAAAATTCTTTACCAAAAGAAGGAAAGCAATATTCTGTACCACACCTTTCATTGTTCAAATGGCATGCTCTATCTCACTATATGCATGCCTATTACTTCCCAATAAAACAATTGATTTGATTAAACAATTTACCTTAGTATAAACcacttaaaatattataaatatttatcttttttaattgattagtAATGCATgttccttctcttttatttcttcatcTACATCTATTGCACAAGCATAATTGCTCCTTTGAATATCTGTTTTTGAAATACATACAAAAGTCAAACGAAAAAAGTACAAAACCAAAGAAACTATAGGACAATGTCCCTAATGAAAGTCAACATGAATAACTCATCCTTCTTCAGTTTCACATGGTAAAGAAAGTGTGAACATTACTTACAGCCTTTGGATTCTGTTAATTATACGATTCTCATAAAAAAGTCAATTGCATATATATTGCCTCCATTTCTTGATTTTCACTCACTTATGTTTTTAGGGAATTCATTTTCACTTTAAAAAGgtgaaaaatataatcaaatttgacaattattttgtattattaggacacaattttttttcttaatttattctaGAAAACAATTCACATGTTGCATAATTTTAGACTTTCACTACCCATAcgcaaaagaaatttttttaccCTCTTGAAATTGGGTGTAACTGATGaagagttatatatatatatatatatatatatatatatatatatatatatatatatatatatccgaTATGAGACTTGAGTTTTTTCAAATCACTTCTCCATATTTAGTGATAAACTTTTAGCAAATGTACTAAAAACTATTGAAGTAATAAAatgttcgtatccacgaggactgcGTTAACTTCAATATAGCAATATTTGGTATGAATTAAGATGTGTAAAGTTGGGAGGTTGCTCTAGGCACTTGGTTGATTggcataaaataataataaagcttgtaaaagtgttgtgaaaataatatgaaaaatcagATCAACTCTGTCGAATCCTCTTGTTATCACTGTTTGGTAAACTGCACTCATCCTTAACAATGTTCTTCTAGTTCTACAATGATTAACAATGTTATCTATGATCAATTCCTTGACTGAGAGCTCTCTTCAATGGCTAGAGATTTATAATTCCTTAAGTGATCTAATATGCTATGAGGATTTTTACTATCGTACCCAGGagtggtagttaactatcgttgcaaagtttttttttatttgaaccaGGTTGCACATACAATTTATATAGTCCAGGCGCTCAAAAACTTCTATAAATtggtgtgtttggttcattTGTTGTAAAACACAACAAAGACCATGCACACATATCCAGAAGATATGAACACCAAGTTAATCACACTAGGGGAAAACCTAATCTGCTTAGGGTCCGAATTGATGTCACGCTATCTAGGTTGAAGGATTAGTTGGATCAAATCAATCCCCGACTCAACCACAAACGCACACAGAGGGTGAAAAGTGTTGAATATTTCGATTCATTGACCACTTCAAGGGAATCACCTAGTTTGCCCAAATGAAGCTAAAAAATGACGATCACATGAGAATAACGTTCTCAGTATTTGGTCAGTATATTTCTAAAGGATCGATTGAGTTTAACTCTTCGTTGGTCATATCTTTCAAAGATATTCATGAAAGTTTGATTCAGACCATGACCTACGAAGAAATCAGAGCTTGCAAAGATGAAACATATGAAGAAGTTAGTTTGATTGATCCGTGATTTattatattgtattttattatatgttttaAGTTGTTGAATCATGTTCAATGTATGTTTTTGTTGTCGTCATGCATGAATTGAATAATCTTGTCCAATTTTGATCAGAAGAACCatctcatctttttttttttatatccttTTGCTTGTGTTATGTACAAATGCATTAAATGCTTGAAATGTGTTTTCTCTATAGAACCGGTAGATAACTACCATTGCAACAATGACAATTAACTAccgtaaataaaaaacaatagctAACTCCTCTGAAATATATTGGGCCTGACTTTGACCCAAGATTCAACGAAGTTAAGATATCGATTGTAGAATCAACGGCTATGATTCATCGGAGTTGTTCCACCTAACCCACTCACGGAAGTTGGAAAATTTTGACCTCACATGCAACAAGCCTCCAACAGATACGtctacaacaacaataatacggttctttttttttttttttttttcttcttcttcttttggtaCAAAAAATATTACGTTCttattataagattttttttaactaaatcaaatttttttttgttaggtagCGTAATGACTAAAATTCAACTTATAAGATAAATAAGTGGgatgtccgaggttcgaacccagCCCCtgtatataataatgcattatccaccaactgagctatgctcacaggACATATAAATccaaaattaaaagttattattattattattatttaaattaatttgttttgttacattttttttttgtcaagtgttttgttacatttaaattaattattttatgacaGAATCAGAGAATATTAATAGATACCAAAATGgattcattt containing:
- the LOC25497621 gene encoding basic leucine zipper 43, which encodes MQTKEINTGLNYLLPYSDPSPYPPCNYNMIQNTIQTPQHPKLSNQFYGFNQNPIQILQDFSPPSSCISSNSTSDEADEQNLGLINERKHRRMVSNRESARRSRMRKQKQLDELWSQVVWLRNENHQLLDKLNNFCETHDKVVQENVQLKEQASELRQMVCDMQLHSSCLPLSPLEDVPSITSPNVKSDSSN